Proteins from a single region of Urocitellus parryii isolate mUroPar1 chromosome 4, mUroPar1.hap1, whole genome shotgun sequence:
- the Olfm1 gene encoding noelin isoform X3, producing MSVPLLKIGVVLSTMAMITNWMSQTLPSLVGLNTTKLSAASGGTLDRSTGVLPTNPEESWQVYSSAQDSEGRCICTVVAPQQTMCSRDARTKQLRQLLEKVQNMSQSIEVLDRRTQRDLQYVEKMENQMKGLESKFKQVEESHKQHLARQFKG from the exons ATGTCGGTGCCGCTGCTCAAGATCGGGGTTGTGCTGAGCACCATGGCCATGATCACCAACTGGATGTCCCAGACGCTGCCCTCGCTGGTGGGCCTCAACACCACCAAGCTCTCGGCAGCCAGCGGCGGGACGCTCGACCGCAGCACCGGC GTGTTGCCCACCAACCCCGAGGAGAGCTGGCAGGTCTACAGCTCTGCCCAGGACAGCGAGGGCAGATGTATCTGCACAGTGGTCGCCCCCCAGCAGACCATGTGTTCACGGGACGCCCGCACAAAACAGCTGAGGCAGCTACTGGAGAAG GTGCAGAACATGTCTCAGTCCATCGAGGTCTTGGACAGGAGGACTCAGAGAGACCTGCAGTATGTGGAGAAGATGGAGAACCAGATGAAAGGCCTGGAGTCCAAGTTCAAGCAGGTGGAAGAGAGTCACAAGCAGCACCTGGCTAGGCAGTTCAAG GGCTAA
- the Olfm1 gene encoding noelin isoform X2: protein MSVPLLKIGVVLSTMAMITNWMSQTLPSLVGLNTTKLSAASGGTLDRSTGVLPTNPEESWQVYSSAQDSEGRCICTVVAPQQTMCSRDARTKQLRQLLEKVQNMSQSIEVLDRRTQRDLQYVEKMENQMKGLESKFKQVEESHKQHLARQFKVTPDTETAVPLTRNYIYIRTSMYIYTPMRSRSHMPP, encoded by the exons ATGTCGGTGCCGCTGCTCAAGATCGGGGTTGTGCTGAGCACCATGGCCATGATCACCAACTGGATGTCCCAGACGCTGCCCTCGCTGGTGGGCCTCAACACCACCAAGCTCTCGGCAGCCAGCGGCGGGACGCTCGACCGCAGCACCGGC GTGTTGCCCACCAACCCCGAGGAGAGCTGGCAGGTCTACAGCTCTGCCCAGGACAGCGAGGGCAGATGTATCTGCACAGTGGTCGCCCCCCAGCAGACCATGTGTTCACGGGACGCCCGCACAAAACAGCTGAGGCAGCTACTGGAGAAG GTGCAGAACATGTCTCAGTCCATCGAGGTCTTGGACAGGAGGACTCAGAGAGACCTGCAGTATGTGGAGAAGATGGAGAACCAGATGAAAGGCCTGGAGTCCAAGTTCAAGCAGGTGGAAGAGAGTCACAAGCAGCACCTGGCTAGGCAGTTCAAG GTAACTCCGGACACTGAAACTGCAGTTCCTTTGACCcgaaattatatatacatacgtacaagtatgtatatatacacaccgATGAGATCGAGAAGTCATATGCCACCTTAA